One Brienomyrus brachyistius isolate T26 unplaced genomic scaffold, BBRACH_0.4 scaffold80, whole genome shotgun sequence DNA window includes the following coding sequences:
- the LOC125726940 gene encoding serine/threonine-protein kinase pim-1-like — protein MATKRPHSDTLDESPSKKRRKSQEAQTSEAQTAEAPRRDTQELGFKMPRKEPLEELYLKGKLLGQGGFGAVYAGSRKSDGLPVAIKYARKGGMQIEMLGVDEPVPMEVAIMTLVSLPAPCKNIIKLIDWFIGVNDYILILERPDPCLDLHEFCKSKGGFLTEEVAKHVLLQVLRALRHCQDSNVLHRDLKPENLLVNTETLEVTLIDFGCGDVWMDDAYREFAGTNAYAPPEWFRKRKYRAGPATVWSVGVTLFELVCGYLPFRRKRALVSGHYKFPPWVSPNCRNLIKQCLTVKVADRLRMEEIELHPFLK, from the exons ATGGCCACCAAACGACCCCACTCCGATACTCTCGACGAATCTCCGTCGAAGAAAAGGAGAAAGAGTCAGGAAGCACAGACTAGCGAAGCGCAGACTGCCGAAGCGCCTCGCCGTGACACCCAAGAACTGGGATTCAAAATGCCCCGCAAAG AACCTTTGGAGGAGCTATATCTCAAGGGGAAGCTCCTCGGCCAAGGTGGTTTTGGAGCTGTCTATGCCGGAAGTCGGAAGAGCGATGGCCTCCCA gTGGCCATAAAGTATGCCAGAAAGGGTGGCATGCAGATAGAAATG CTTGGAGTTGACGAGCCCGTCCCCATGGAGGTGGCCATAATGACCCTCGTCAGCCTTCCGGCTCCCTGCAAAAATATCATTAAGCTCATTGACTGGTTTATTGGGGTCAATGACTATATCCTGATTTTGGAAAGGCCGGACCCATGCCTGGATCTCCATGAATTTTGCAAAAGCAAAGGAGGATTCCTCACTGAAGAAGTGGCAAAGCATGTACTGCTGCAGGTTCTCCGCGCTTTGCGTCACTGCCAGGACTCTAACGTCCTGCATCGCGACCTGAAGCCGGAGAACCTCCTAGTCAATACAGAAACTCTAGAGGTCACACTGATCGACTTTGGATGTGGAGATGTATGGATGGACGATGCCTACAGGGAATTTGCAG GGACAAATGCCTATGCTCCCCCAGAGTGGTTCCGCAAACGGAAGTACCGAGCTGGCCCCGCCACGGTCTGGTCGGTGGGGGTCACGCTCTTTGAGCTGGTGTGCGGCTACCTCCCCTTCCGCAGGAAGAGGGCACTCGTTTCTGGCCACTATAAATTCCCACCATGGGTCTCTCCAA ACTGTCGTAATCTAATAAAACAGTGCCTTACAGTCAAAGTGGCAGATAGGCTGAGGATGGAGGAGATCGAGCTCCATCCCTTTCTGAAGTAA